From Pseudomonas sp. StFLB209, a single genomic window includes:
- a CDS encoding beta strand repeat-containing protein, giving the protein MSTTTIAGLAAGDIADFSTAQIAALTTAQIPAFSKANIALFSTAQVPGFTTAQVAALTTAQVPSLTTAQIVALSTAQVAAFETVDFAALPVASVGALTTAQVANLTTAQVVALTTAQAAALKPAQAAALTTAQIVALQNADLAALTTASVAGLTTAQVAALTTAQIPGLTVAQIAALPTADVAALTTAQVVALSTAQVAALTTAQVSNLTTAQVAALETVDVAALTSAQIVALSTDQVAALTTAQVAALKPTQVAALQTVDLAALTTAQVVALGTAQVAALTTAQVANLTTAQVAALETVDFAALSATNVGALTTAQVAALTTAQVVALTTAQAAALKPAQVAALTTAQVAALQNADLAALTTAAIAGLTTAQAAALTTAQIPGLTVAQIAALPTADVAALTTAQVVALSTAQVAALTTAQVSNLTTAQVAALETVDVGALTTAQVVALSTAQVAALTTAQVAALKPAQVAALQTVDVAALTTDQVAALGTAQVAALTTAQVANLTTAQVAALETVDFAALSVANIGALTTAQVAALTTAQVVALSTAQAAALKPAQVAALTTAQVAALQNADLAALTTAAVAGLTTAQVAALTTAQVPGLTVAQIAALPTADVAALTTAQVVALSTAQVAALTTAQVANLTTAQVAALETVDVGALTSAQLVALTTAQVAALTTAQVAALKPTQISALENADVAALTTAQVVALGTAQVAALKTAQVAALTTAQVAALETADIAALPAASVAALTTAQVAALTTGQVVALTTAQVAALTTTQVSNLTTAQVAALETVDVGALTTAQVVALSTAQVAALTTAQVAALKPAQISALQTVDLAALTTAQVVALGTAQVAALTTAQVAALTTAQVAALETVDFAALPAASIGALTTAQVAALTTDQVVALTTAQAAALKPAQVAALTTAQVAALQNADLAALTTAAVAGLTTAQVAALTTAQVPGLTAAQIAALPTADVAALTTAQVVALSTAQVAALTTAQVANLTTAQVAALETVDVGALTSAQLVALTTAQVAALTTAQVAALKPTQISALENADVAALTTAQVVALGTAQVAALKTSQVAALTTAQVAALETADIAALPAASVAALTTAQVAALTTGQVVALTTAQVAALTTTQVSNLTTAQVAALETADVGALTTAQVVALSTAQVAALTTAQVAALKPTQVAALQTVDLAALTTAQVVALGTAQVAALTTAQVAALTTAQVAALETVDVAALPAASVGALTTAQVAALTTGQVVALTTAQAAALKPAQVAALTTAQVAALQNADLAALTTAAVAGLTTAQVAALTTAQVPGLTAAQIAALPTADVAALTTAQVVALSTAQVAALTTAQVANLTTAQVAALETVDVGALTTAQVVALGTAQVAALTTAQVAALKPAQITALQTVDLAALTTDQVAALGTAQVAALTTAQVAALTTAQVAALETADLAALSAANVGALTTAQVAALTTGQVVALTTAQAAALKPAQVAALTTAQVAALQNADLAALTTAAVAGLTTAQVAALTTAQVPGLTAAQIAALPTADVAALTTAQVVALSTAQVAALTTAQVANLTTAQVAALETVDVGALTNAQLVALTTAQVANLTTAQVAALKPTQISALENADVAALTTAQVVALGTAQVAALKTSQVAALTTAQVAALETADIAALPAASVAALTTAQVAALTTGQVVALTTAQVAALTTTQVSNLTTAQVAALETADVGALTTAQVVALSTAQVAALTTAQVAALKPTQVAALQTVDLAALTTAQVVALGTAQVAALTTAQVAALTTAQIAALETVDFAALPAASVGALTTAQVAALTTDQVVALTTAQAAALKPAQVAALTTAQVAALQNADLAALTTAAVAGLTTAQAAALTTAQVPGLTAAQIAALPTADVAALTTAQVVALSTAQVAALTTAQVANLTTAQVAALETVDVGALTSAQLVALTTAQVAALTTAQVAALKPTQISALENADVAALTTAQVVALGTAQVAALKTAQVAALTTAQVVALETADLAALPAASVAALTTAQAAALTTGQIVALSTAQVAALTTTQVANLTTTQVAALETADVAALTTAQIVALTTAHVAALTTAQVVALTATQFSAMQTADIAALTTAQIAAIQTTDTAALTTAQVAALTTTQITALTTAQLSNLSMTQVNAFTTAQIQAMNAAQVDAMALSTPLVLDLNGDGVQTSHLLNGTRFDLNADGHKENTGWTAGGDGLLVLDVNGDGQVNNGSELFGSSFRLPDGSLAKDGFQALQSLDSNGDGVINAGDQLFSALQVWVDSNNDGVSDAGELHSLKDLGITQFNLDAAKTTELNHGNLIGLQASFETSDGQSHTIADVWFHTQAGGNQSLDLTQLNAAVVGKLGAIDLASDNGEATSLTVDAKAVAQLGQAGQVDLGNGAAAPVQMIINGDQNDSVHIQGATGEWQAAGTATIDGTSYNVYNEGDVQLLVATDVHTWIN; this is encoded by the coding sequence TTGAGCACCACGACCATTGCCGGTCTGGCGGCAGGAGACATTGCAGACTTCAGCACCGCTCAGATCGCTGCGCTGACCACCGCGCAGATTCCGGCCTTCAGCAAGGCCAACATCGCGCTGTTCAGCACCGCTCAGGTGCCAGGGTTTACCACCGCGCAAGTCGCGGCATTGACTACCGCGCAGGTGCCCAGCCTGACGACCGCACAGATCGTTGCACTGAGCACCGCTCAGGTCGCGGCGTTTGAAACTGTTGATTTTGCTGCGCTGCCAGTGGCCAGCGTTGGTGCCCTGACCACTGCTCAAGTGGCCAACCTGACCACCGCTCAAGTCGTGGCGCTGACCACCGCGCAAGCAGCTGCCTTGAAACCGGCTCAAGCGGCTGCGCTGACGACTGCACAAATCGTCGCCCTGCAGAACGCTGACCTGGCTGCACTGACCACCGCCTCTGTGGCCGGTCTGACCACCGCACAGGTTGCAGCCCTGACCACCGCACAAATTCCTGGCCTGACCGTTGCACAGATCGCCGCGCTGCCAACCGCTGATGTCGCGGCACTGACCACCGCCCAGGTCGTCGCCCTGAGCACCGCTCAAGTGGCGGCGCTGACCACGGCACAAGTTTCCAACCTGACCACCGCTCAGGTCGCCGCACTCGAAACTGTCGACGTCGCCGCGCTGACCAGCGCCCAGATCGTGGCACTGTCCACGGATCAAGTGGCTGCACTGACCACCGCTCAAGTCGCCGCCCTCAAGCCGACTCAAGTCGCCGCCCTGCAAACCGTTGACCTGGCCGCTCTGACCACCGCCCAGGTCGTGGCACTGGGCACCGCTCAGGTCGCAGCACTGACCACCGCTCAAGTGGCCAACCTGACCACTGCCCAAGTGGCTGCGCTGGAGACCGTTGACTTCGCTGCGTTGTCAGCTACCAACGTCGGCGCACTGACGACCGCCCAAGTGGCCGCCTTGACCACCGCTCAGGTCGTGGCGCTGACCACCGCTCAGGCTGCTGCGCTGAAGCCAGCCCAGGTTGCTGCCCTGACCACCGCTCAGGTCGCCGCCCTACAAAACGCCGATCTGGCGGCACTGACCACCGCAGCCATCGCTGGTCTGACCACCGCACAGGCCGCTGCACTGACCACCGCACAGATCCCAGGCCTGACCGTTGCCCAGATCGCTGCACTGCCGACTGCTGACGTCGCAGCCCTGACCACCGCCCAGGTCGTCGCCCTGAGCACCGCTCAAGTGGCGGCGCTGACCACGGCACAAGTTTCCAACCTGACCACCGCTCAGGTCGCCGCACTCGAAACTGTCGACGTGGGTGCTCTGACCACGGCTCAGGTTGTCGCGCTGTCCACCGCTCAGGTCGCGGCCCTGACCACCGCTCAAGTCGCCGCACTCAAGCCGGCGCAAGTCGCCGCCCTGCAAACCGTCGATGTGGCCGCCCTGACTACCGATCAAGTGGCTGCACTGGGTACTGCCCAAGTGGCTGCACTGACCACCGCTCAAGTGGCCAACCTGACCACCGCTCAAGTCGCCGCGCTGGAAACCGTTGACTTCGCAGCCCTGTCAGTTGCCAACATCGGCGCACTGACTACCGCCCAAGTGGCCGCGCTGACCACGGCTCAAGTCGTCGCACTGAGCACTGCTCAAGCCGCGGCACTGAAGCCAGCCCAGGTCGCGGCCCTGACGACCGCTCAGGTCGCTGCACTGCAAAACGCCGACCTTGCTGCCCTGACCACGGCGGCTGTCGCCGGTCTGACCACTGCCCAAGTGGCCGCGCTGACCACCGCTCAGGTGCCAGGCCTGACCGTTGCCCAGATCGCCGCGCTGCCAACCGCTGACGTCGCAGCCCTGACCACCGCCCAGGTTGTCGCCTTGAGCACCGCTCAAGTCGCCGCATTGACCACCGCTCAAGTCGCTAACCTGACCACGGCTCAAGTCGCCGCACTGGAAACCGTTGATGTCGGTGCACTGACCAGCGCCCAGCTGGTGGCGCTGACCACGGCTCAAGTGGCAGCTCTGACGACCGCTCAAGTCGCCGCTCTCAAACCGACGCAGATCAGCGCCCTGGAAAACGCCGATGTCGCCGCGCTGACCACCGCTCAAGTAGTCGCACTGGGCACCGCTCAAGTCGCTGCGCTGAAAACCGCTCAGGTCGCGGCACTGACCACTGCACAAGTCGCTGCACTGGAAACGGCTGATATTGCCGCTCTGCCAGCGGCCAGCGTCGCTGCGCTGACCACTGCACAGGTCGCTGCACTGACCACCGGCCAGGTTGTCGCGCTGACTACTGCTCAAGTGGCTGCACTGACCACCACACAGGTTTCCAACCTGACCACCGCTCAGGTGGCCGCGCTGGAAACTGTCGACGTCGGTGCCCTGACCACCGCTCAGGTTGTCGCGCTGTCCACCGCTCAGGTCGCTGCACTGACCACCGCTCAGGTCGCCGCCCTTAAGCCGGCCCAGATCAGCGCCCTGCAAACTGTTGACTTGGCCGCCCTGACCACCGCTCAGGTGGTGGCACTGGGCACCGCTCAAGTGGCCGCACTGACCACCGCTCAAGTGGCTGCACTGACCACCGCGCAGGTCGCCGCACTGGAAACCGTTGACTTCGCAGCGTTGCCAGCCGCCAGTATCGGTGCTCTGACCACTGCTCAGGTCGCCGCCCTGACTACCGACCAGGTCGTTGCCTTGACCACCGCTCAGGCGGCTGCACTGAAACCGGCCCAGGTTGCTGCACTGACCACCGCTCAGGTCGCGGCACTGCAGAACGCCGACCTCGCAGCGCTGACCACTGCAGCTGTCGCCGGTCTGACCACTGCTCAAGTAGCGGCGCTGACCACCGCTCAAGTGCCAGGCCTGACCGCTGCCCAGATCGCCGCGCTGCCAACCGCAGACGTGGCCGCATTGACCACCGCCCAGGTTGTCGCTTTGAGCACCGCTCAAGTGGCCGCATTGACCACGGCTCAAGTCGCTAACCTGACCACGGCTCAAGTGGCCGCACTGGAAACCGTTGATGTCGGTGCACTGACCAGCGCCCAGCTGGTGGCGCTGACCACGGCTCAAGTGGCTGCTCTGACGACGGCTCAAGTCGCCGCTCTCAAACCGACGCAGATCAGCGCCCTGGAAAACGCCGATGTCGCTGCCCTGACCACCGCTCAGGTCGTGGCCTTGGGCACCGCACAAGTGGCGGCGCTGAAAACGTCTCAGGTTGCTGCACTGACCACCGCTCAAGTCGCTGCACTGGAAACGGCTGATATTGCTGCTCTGCCTGCGGCCAGCGTTGCCGCGCTGACCACTGCCCAGGTTGCTGCACTGACCACCGGCCAGGTTGTCGCGCTGACGACCGCTCAAGTGGCTGCACTGACCACCACGCAGGTTTCCAACCTGACCACCGCTCAGGTGGCCGCGCTGGAAACCGCTGATGTCGGTGCACTGACCACCGCTCAGGTTGTCGCGCTGTCCACCGCCCAGGTCGCTGCACTGACTACCGCTCAAGTCGCGGCTCTCAAGCCAACTCAGGTGGCTGCGCTGCAAACCGTTGACCTGGCCGCCCTGACCACCGCCCAAGTGGTTGCACTGGGTACCGCTCAAGTGGCCGCGCTGACCACGGCTCAAGTGGCTGCACTGACCACTGCCCAGGTTGCCGCGCTGGAAACGGTCGATGTTGCTGCCCTGCCAGCCGCCAGCGTCGGTGCCCTGACCACTGCACAGGTCGCCGCACTGACTACCGGCCAGGTCGTTGCCTTGACCACCGCTCAGGCGGCTGCGCTGAAGCCGGCCCAGGTTGCTGCCCTGACCACCGCTCAGGTCGCCGCACTGCAAAACGCTGATCTCGCAGCCCTGACCACGGCGGCTGTCGCCGGTCTGACTACAGCCCAAGTAGCTGCTCTGACCACCGCTCAGGTGCCAGGCCTGACCGCTGCCCAGATCGCCGCGCTGCCAACCGCAGACGTCGCAGCCCTGACCACCGCCCAGGTCGTGGCCCTGAGCACCGCTCAAGTCGCCGCATTGACCACCGCTCAAGTGGCCAACCTGACCACGGCTCAAGTGGCCGCGCTGGAAACTGTCGACGTGGGTGCACTGACCACCGCTCAGGTTGTCGCGCTGGGCACCGCTCAGGTTGCAGCACTGACCACCGCTCAAGTCGCGGCCCTCAAGCCGGCCCAGATCACCGCCTTGCAAACCGTTGACCTGGCCGCGCTGACCACCGATCAAGTCGCAGCGCTGGGTACTGCCCAAGTCGCGGCTCTGACCACCGCTCAAGTGGCTGCACTGACGACTGCCCAGGTCGCTGCACTGGAAACGGCTGATCTGGCGGCTCTGTCGGCAGCCAATGTCGGTGCATTGACCACCGCTCAGGTCGCCGCACTGACTACCGGCCAGGTCGTCGCTCTGACCACCGCTCAGGCGGCTGCACTGAAACCGGCCCAGGTCGCAGCCCTGACCACCGCTCAGGTCGCCGCCCTGCAAAACGCCGACCTTGCTGCCCTGACTACGGCGGCTGTGGCCGGTCTGACCACTGCGCAAGTGGCGGCGCTGACCACCGCTCAGGTGCCAGGCCTGACCGCTGCCCAGATCGCTGCCCTGCCAACCGCAGACGTGGCCGCATTGACCACCGCCCAGGTTGTCGCCTTGAGCACCGCTCAAGTGGCCGCATTGACCACCGCTCAAGTGGCCAATCTGACCACTGCTCAAGTCGCCGCACTGGAGACCGTCGACGTTGGTGCACTGACCAACGCCCAGCTGGTGGCGCTGACCACGGCTCAAGTGGCCAACCTGACCACCGCTCAAGTCGCCGCACTCAAACCAACGCAGATCAGCGCCCTGGAAAACGCCGATGTCGCGGCCCTGACCACCGCTCAGGTCGTGGCCTTGGGCACCGCACAAGTGGCGGCGCTGAAAACATCTCAGGTTGCTGCACTGACCACCGCTCAAGTCGCTGCACTGGAAACGGCTGATATTGCTGCTCTGCCTGCGGCCAGCGTTGCCGCGCTGACCACTGCCCAGGTTGCTGCACTGACCACCGGCCAGGTTGTCGCGCTGACGACCGCTCAAGTGGCTGCACTGACCACCACGCAGGTTTCCAACCTGACCACCGCTCAGGTGGCCGCGCTGGAAACCGCTGATGTCGGCGCACTGACCACCGCCCAGGTCGTCGCCCTGAGCACGGCTCAGGTTGCTGCACTGACCACCGCTCAAGTCGCGGCTCTCAAGCCAACTCAAGTCGCCGCTCTGCAAACCGTTGACCTGGCCGCTCTGACCACCGCTCAGGTGGTGGCACTGGGTACCGCTCAGGTCGCAGCACTGACCACCGCTCAAGTGGCTGCACTGACCACTGCGCAGATCGCCGCACTGGAAACCGTTGACTTCGCAGCGTTGCCAGCCGCCAGCGTCGGTGCCCTGACCACCGCTCAGGTCGCCGCCCTGACTACCGACCAGGTCGTTGCCTTGACCACCGCTCAGGCGGCTGCACTGAAACCGGCCCAGGTTGCTGCACTGACCACCGCTCAGGTCGCCGCACTGCAAAACGCCGACCTCGCAGCGCTGACCACGGCGGCTGTGGCCGGTCTGACCACCGCACAAGCGGCGGCGCTGACCACCGCTCAGGTGCCAGGCCTGACCGCTGCCCAGATCGCGGCACTGCCAACCGCAGACGTGGCCGCCCTGACCACCGCCCAGGTTGTCGCCTTGAGCACCGCTCAAGTCGCCGCCCTGACCACGGCTCAAGTCGCTAACCTGACCACCGCTCAAGTGGCGGCACTGGAAACTGTCGATGTCGGTGCACTGACCAGCGCCCAGCTGGTGGCGCTGACCACGGCTCAAGTGGCTGCCCTGACGACTGCTCAAGTCGCCGCTCTCAAGCCGACTCAGATCAGCGCCCTGGAAAACGCCGATGTGGCTGCCCTGACCACCGCTCAAGTGGTTGCGCTGGGCACCGCGCAAGTGGCCGCGCTGAAGACCGCTCAGGTCGCTGCGTTGACCACCGCTCAGGTGGTTGCACTGGAAACCGCTGACCTCGCTGCTCTGCCTGCGGCCAGCGTTGCCGCGCTGACCACTGCCCAGGCGGCCGCACTGACCACTGGCCAAATCGTCGCACTGAGTACTGCTCAAGTCGCGGCACTGACCACCACTCAAGTGGCCAACCTGACCACCACACAGGTGGCGGCACTGGAAACTGCGGACGTTGCAGCCCTCACCACGGCTCAGATCGTCGCGCTGACCACCGCTCACGTGGCCGCTCTGACCACCGCACAGGTTGTGGCTCTCACCGCGACTCAGTTCAGCGCCATGCAGACGGCTGATATTGCAGCGCTGACCACCGCTCAGATCGCCGCGATTCAGACGACCGACACGGCCGCACTGACCACGGCCCAAGTGGCTGCTCTGACCACCACGCAGATCACGGCACTGACCACCGCTCAGTTGTCGAATCTGAGCATGACCCAGGTCAACGCATTCACCACCGCACAGATTCAAGCGATGAATGCCGCCCAGGTCGATGCCATGGCGCTGTCGACTCCGCTGGTTCTGGACCTCAACGGTGACGGCGTGCAGACCTCGCATCTGCTCAACGGCACTCGCTTTGACCTGAACGCCGACGGCCATAAAGAAAATACCGGCTGGACTGCTGGTGGCGATGGCCTGCTGGTTCTGGACGTCAATGGCGACGGCCAGGTCAACAATGGTTCCGAGCTGTTCGGTTCGTCCTTCCGCCTGCCTGACGGCTCGCTGGCCAAGGACGGTTTCCAGGCTCTGCAAAGCCTGGACAGCAACGGTGATGGCGTGATCAATGCCGGTGACCAACTGTTCAGCGCCCTGCAAGTCTGGGTCGACAGCAACAACGATGGGGTCAGCGACGCCGGCGAGCTGCACAGCCTGAAAGATCTGGGTATCACTCAGTTCAATCTGGATGCGGCCAAGACCACCGAGTTGAACCACGGCAACCTGATCGGCCTGCAAGCCAGCTTCGAGACCAGCGATGGTCAGAGCCACACCATTGCCGACGTCTGGTTCCATACCCAGGCCGGCGGTAACCAGTCTCTGGACCTGACGCAACTCAATGCTGCCGTGGTTGGCAAACTGGGCGCGATCGATCTGGCGAGTGACAATGGTGAGGCCACCAGCCTGACCGTCGACGCCAAGGCCGTCGCGCAACTGGGCCAGGCCGGCCAGGTGGATCTGGGCAACGGTGCAGCTGCGCCGGTGCAGATGATCATCAACGGCGACCAGAACGACAGCGTGCACATCCAGGGCGCCACTGGCGAGTGGCAAGCAGCCGGTACCGCCACCATCGATGGCACCAGCTACAACGTGTACAACGAGGGTGACGTGCAACTGCTGGTCGCCACTGACGTTCACACTTGGATTAACTGA
- a CDS encoding O-linked N-acetylglucosamine transferase, SPINDLY family protein, whose product MLTENLQSPDLDVMLAAALQLSGQVALEPMQLLQTAERLNAAQRFNDVAALYQRWLGHCHSAVNYVIQFNLGVTLTQLGQLAEAEQAYQAAVAQNPEFAQAWFNLGTLQERQQQPQQALATWQSILDKGMVDPQQSRDLYLMVCNNLGRLLEETRQLQAAEAILRTSLETDPAQPKVIQHWVHLRQKQCVWPVYAPPAGVTQGDLLKASSPLALLAGSDDPGLQLAGAMHFARERVNVRVPALAGDQGYAHSKLRIGFLSSDFCLHAVSLLTVELFELIDRERFEVYGFCWSREDGSALRQRVKSAMDHFVRIADLDDATAAHLIRQHEIDILIDLHGLTSGARPNILAWRPAPVQMTYLGFPGPTGLPGIDYVIADRYLIPDQERPYYSEKPLYLAQIYQCSDRQRPVAELPSRAQCGLPDDRFVFCSFNNNYKFNEEVFDSWMRILQRVPDSVLWLLADNQWAQANLCARARQHGIDTQRLIFAPRVSPEQYLARYSAADLFLDAYPFNAGTTANDALWMGLPVLTRSGRTFASRMAGALLTALDLPELITTTLADYEERAVQLATDPQRLPDLRQRLVNGRETSVLFNSPAFVRDFETALISVAPKQG is encoded by the coding sequence ATGCTTACCGAGAATCTTCAAAGCCCGGATCTGGATGTCATGCTGGCTGCGGCCCTGCAGTTGTCCGGACAGGTCGCTCTGGAACCGATGCAACTGCTGCAGACCGCCGAGCGCCTCAATGCTGCGCAACGTTTCAATGATGTCGCGGCGCTGTATCAGCGCTGGCTTGGGCATTGCCATTCGGCGGTCAATTACGTCATCCAGTTCAATCTGGGCGTGACCCTCACCCAGTTGGGACAGTTGGCCGAGGCCGAGCAGGCTTACCAGGCCGCCGTCGCCCAGAATCCGGAGTTTGCCCAGGCCTGGTTCAACCTGGGCACCTTGCAGGAACGCCAGCAGCAACCCCAGCAGGCACTGGCCACCTGGCAGTCAATCCTCGACAAGGGCATGGTCGATCCGCAGCAAAGTCGTGATCTGTATCTGATGGTGTGCAACAACCTGGGGCGATTGCTGGAGGAAACCCGCCAGTTGCAAGCCGCCGAAGCGATTCTGCGCACCAGCCTGGAAACCGACCCGGCCCAGCCGAAGGTCATTCAACACTGGGTGCATCTGCGTCAGAAACAGTGCGTGTGGCCGGTGTATGCACCGCCGGCCGGTGTCACCCAGGGTGATCTGCTCAAGGCTTCCTCACCACTGGCCCTGCTGGCCGGCAGTGATGATCCTGGCCTGCAACTGGCCGGTGCCATGCATTTCGCCAGGGAGCGGGTCAATGTGCGGGTACCGGCTCTGGCGGGTGATCAAGGCTATGCACATTCGAAGCTGCGCATCGGTTTTTTGTCTTCGGATTTCTGCCTGCATGCGGTGTCGCTGCTGACCGTGGAACTGTTCGAACTGATCGATCGTGAGCGATTTGAGGTGTACGGCTTCTGCTGGAGCCGTGAAGATGGCTCGGCCCTGCGACAGCGGGTGAAGAGCGCCATGGATCACTTCGTACGTATTGCCGATCTGGACGACGCAACGGCCGCGCACCTCATCCGTCAGCATGAGATCGATATTCTTATCGACCTGCATGGCCTGACCTCCGGTGCACGGCCAAACATCCTGGCCTGGCGGCCAGCCCCGGTGCAGATGACCTATCTGGGTTTCCCTGGCCCGACCGGATTGCCGGGTATCGATTATGTGATTGCCGATCGGTATCTGATCCCTGACCAGGAGCGCCCTTACTACAGCGAAAAACCGCTGTATCTGGCGCAGATCTACCAATGCAGCGATCGCCAGCGCCCAGTCGCCGAGTTGCCGAGCCGCGCCCAGTGTGGCTTGCCAGACGATCGCTTCGTGTTCTGCTCATTCAACAATAATTACAAGTTCAATGAAGAGGTGTTCGATAGCTGGATGCGCATTCTGCAGCGCGTGCCGGACAGTGTGTTGTGGTTACTGGCTGACAATCAGTGGGCTCAAGCCAATCTATGCGCCCGTGCCAGACAGCACGGCATTGATACGCAGCGGTTGATCTTCGCCCCGCGGGTATCGCCAGAGCAGTATCTGGCGCGCTATAGCGCCGCCGATCTGTTTCTCGATGCCTATCCATTCAACGCCGGCACCACGGCCAACGATGCGCTGTGGATGGGCCTGCCCGTGCTGACCCGCTCGGGCCGCACCTTCGCCTCACGCATGGCCGGCGCACTGCTGACCGCCCTGGACCTGCCAGAGTTGATCACCACGACGCTGGCTGACTATGAGGAACGTGCAGTGCAACTGGCCACCGATCCGCAACGGCTGCCAGACCTGCGTCAACGCCTGGTCAACGGCCGGGAAACATCTGTCCTGTTCAACTCGCCTGCATTCGTGCGGGACTTCGAAACGGCCCTTATCAGCGTGGCACCCAAGCAGGGGTAG
- a CDS encoding TolC family outer membrane protein: MRIALVLLTVVFSCRALAADEALSLLAFYDASRLNDAAYQVSGHDYQASRQEEAIGRSGLLPQVAINSRYGHGGQFNKRATPNSSEDQYASDSIALTVSQPLYDKGRWAAFEQAKARARLGEAQYEGAGQSLFDRVVEAYFDVAQVENELLLTSQQKTSIAGLAKQSKRLFDAGEGTVTDMEEAQARLDSISAQEIELQARRRAALRKLSGRAGVPTVDIRPMQEQSPMTVLLAPEEDLDYWMFKADQAAAELGVSRATIKVAEANLKLQKSGHYPTVALSGRVARVDQSDLNELSQRQSTYYVGVVVDIPLYQGGGVSASSEKARSALESARSSYDSQLQQLTEDIEANYLGVVAGGEKIKALVTAVRSSQLALQSAEKGYQGGVRSTVDILDAQQRLFSAKRDLLDTRLAMLLSYVNLHTRTGQMTRAKLEKVQALF, encoded by the coding sequence ATGCGCATAGCCCTGGTCCTGCTCACAGTGGTGTTCTCCTGTCGTGCACTGGCGGCCGATGAGGCTCTTTCGCTGCTGGCTTTCTATGACGCCTCGCGGCTCAACGATGCGGCGTACCAGGTGTCGGGGCATGACTACCAGGCCTCCCGTCAGGAAGAAGCCATTGGTCGCAGCGGCTTGTTGCCTCAGGTGGCGATCAACTCGCGCTACGGTCATGGAGGTCAGTTCAACAAGCGGGCAACCCCCAACAGCAGTGAGGACCAGTACGCGTCCGACAGCATCGCCCTGACAGTCAGTCAGCCTCTTTACGACAAAGGCCGCTGGGCGGCTTTCGAGCAAGCCAAGGCCCGGGCACGGTTAGGTGAGGCGCAGTATGAGGGGGCCGGGCAGAGCCTGTTCGACCGGGTGGTTGAAGCTTACTTTGATGTGGCTCAGGTCGAGAACGAGCTGCTGTTGACCTCCCAGCAGAAGACTTCGATTGCCGGCCTGGCCAAACAGTCCAAGCGTCTGTTCGACGCCGGCGAAGGCACCGTTACTGATATGGAGGAAGCTCAGGCCCGGCTGGATTCGATCAGCGCCCAGGAAATCGAACTGCAGGCCCGGCGCCGGGCCGCGTTGCGCAAACTGTCCGGCAGGGCCGGCGTGCCGACTGTGGACATCCGTCCAATGCAGGAACAGTCCCCCATGACCGTTCTGCTGGCCCCGGAGGAAGATCTCGACTACTGGATGTTCAAGGCCGATCAGGCCGCTGCTGAACTGGGCGTCAGCCGGGCCACGATCAAGGTGGCCGAAGCCAACCTGAAGCTGCAGAAGTCCGGGCATTACCCGACCGTGGCCCTGAGTGGCCGCGTGGCCCGGGTCGATCAGAGCGACCTTAACGAGCTGTCGCAGCGCCAATCGACCTACTACGTGGGAGTCGTCGTGGACATTCCGCTGTATCAGGGCGGTGGCGTCAGCGCCTCTTCGGAAAAAGCCCGTTCGGCATTGGAAAGCGCCCGTTCAAGCTACGACAGCCAGTTGCAGCAGCTGACCGAAGACATCGAAGCCAACTACTTGGGGGTGGTGGCCGGTGGCGAGAAGATCAAGGCGCTGGTCACGGCTGTGCGCTCCAGCCAGTTGGCCCTGCAGTCGGCAGAAAAAGGCTATCAAGGCGGAGTGCGCTCCACCGTGGACATCCTCGACGCTCAGCAGCGGCTGTTTTCGGCCAAGCGCGATCTGCTTGATACCCGCCTGGCCATGTTGCTGAGCTACGTCAACTTGCACACCCGCACCGGCCAGATGACCCGTGCCAAGCTGGAGAAGGTGCAGGCGCTGTTCTGA